Sequence from the Calditrichota bacterium genome:
CATAATATTCGCATACCGCCTTAATGCGTCATCGATGGCGGGGGGGATGTCTGTGCCGGAAATGGTGTCATGGAACTGGTTTATCATTACCTTTTTCCAGGCACTGAATATGGCTGCGCGGGGATATTCACGTTCTCCCAATGCAGCAGCAATGGCTGAAAATTTTTCGAGCGTCAGTAGTAAATTTTCGGCGTACCTGTTTCCCTTTTTAATTTCCCCAACCGTTGTATATGCGCCGCGGATTGTTGCTGTGAGTTCGTTGTTAACCACAGGAAGATTGTGTTTCTCCCTCATAACGGCATTAACAAATCGATCCGGTGTGCTGAATATGATTTTGGCCTGCGTGTCGTCCGGGGCGTGTTGCTCCTGCCTTGCTGCTATTGTTTTTCTCATTCTTTCCACATCCGCCTTTAATGCGCCGCCACCGTGATTGCCTACGCCAACCAGGGTGATGTCGTCCCTGACCCCGTATCGTTGATTCATCATCAATAACCGCTCGTCGATTTCTGCCCCGGCAGGCAGGCTTTCGCCGTAGGCCTTGAAGGGCTTGTAGGCAAAAATCCGGGAACCGTCAGGAGATTGCCACCAAAATATCTGCTCTCCTTTTCCCCTGGGACGCGTAAACATGTAAGAATCGATGCCACTTTTCTTCAAAATTTGTGGCCATGTCCACGGATGCGTCCATGCATCCTGGAACCAGGCGGTTTTAACATCTATTCCGAACTCGCGCATAAAAAAGCGTTTTCCAAAGAGAACCTGACGGACAAGGGATTCGCCGCACGGCAAACAACCATCCACCTCACACCAGAGACCGCTGCCGATGGCCAAACGTCCCCCAGCGCCGTGTGCGCCGGGATTGCGAATACTCCCCCCCAATGCGCGTGAGTTATGGGCATAGTAGCGAAATTTGTAATAAAGTTCGGGGTATAAATTTTCCAGCGGTTCGATCGCCGGGACTTGTAGAAATGTAAAGGTATAATCAGGATATTTTTCCATATTGTCAAAAGCAATTTCCAGCGTGTGTTTAACAATAACATGGATGGTCTCCGGATCATATCGCCACCACCAAGCCAGATCGATGTGCGACTGCGGAATGACGTGCAGGGTCATTTCTTTCAGTGGAGCTTTGCCGTGGTCTGTGCTTTCCTTTGCAAAGCTCGAGTTTGAGATATTACACAAAAGTAAAACAAAAAGCAGATTTACCCCAAGTCTCTTTAAATGTTTCATTTCATCTCACTGGTTATAGTTATCTTTGGAGCTTGTTTTTTGGTAACATGTTAGTTAGGGGTGAAAAATTTTGCCAAGATTTTTCAAAACTGCTCGGACGAGTTTTTCCGGCGCATTATACTCGTTCCGCCGCTCGACGTCACAGATCGACCACTGGACGCGGAGCGTCCCGGGATACACTCCGACGATCTTCGTCGGAGCGAGAGATTCCGGCTCTCGCGCATACAGAACAAGGGGTTGCAACCCCTTGTTCCGGGAGCACAACTGCGGCAGACCTCAAGAGACTGTCGAAGAAGTTCGCGACCCCGGTTGTCGCAATTTCCATAAAAACAAGAGTTCCAAACACCCTGTGCCTCAAAAAACGAGGCATCCGGGGTTTTTATGCTCGTTTCGCCGCTCGGCGGCGGAATACCTACCGGTGTGGCGCTCTGTGATCACACTGCCTTTTGCTTCCAGTACATCTCAATTTCTTCCAGGCTTTTACCTTTTGTTTCGGGAACAAAGCGGTAGAAAAAGAGGGTGGCGATGAGACAGGTGGCGGCAAAAGTAAAAAAACCGGCGTTCATGCCGATTTTGGCAACGTACCAGGGAAACAAAAACGCCGTGATAAAGTTGGTTCCCCAATTGGAAAAGGTTGCGATAGACATGGCCCGGCCGCGGACGCGATTTGGGAAAATCTCACCGGTCAACACCCAGATCACGGCGTTTATGGATAAAGCGAGGCTGGCCATATAAACACACAGCATGATGACAATCCAAATCCCGGACGTTACGCCGATGGTAAACTGAATGGCAATGATGAGCAGAGAGACAAAGACGGCGGCCATGCCGCCAATTAAAAGCGGCCGGCGCCCCCAACTGTCAATTTTCCAAAACGCGATAATTGTAAAGATAAAATTTATAACACCAATTGCCACCTGAAATTCCAGGGCGCTGTCGAGTCTGAATCCGGCTTTTTCGAGAATGGTCGGGCCATAATAAACGATAATGTTGACGCCGGTGAATTGTCCGAAAATCGAAAGACCCAGGCCAACGATGAGTGCCAGGCGCAATCCCGGTTTGAAAAGTTCGCGGATGGTTCCTTCTTCGCTCTTTATGGCATTTTTTATTTCTGAAAATTCGGTTTTTGCAACGGCCGCGCCGCTTACTTTTGCCAGCAAACTATAGCCTTTTGTCTCGTACCCCGCCCGGATCAGCCAGCGTGGACTTTCGGGAATGAAAAACAACAGGATGATAAACAACCCGGCGGGAATCATTTCTGCGCCAAACATCGCTCTCCAGACTTCCGAGATCATCACCTTGTGTAAGAGTCCTGTCCCGCCAAAGGAAGCGGCATTCCCCTGAGAAAAAGCCAATAACAGCCAATTGGAAAAATAGGCAAGCAAAATGCCGATGACGATAGAAAGCTGATAGAGCGCGACCAGTCGTCCGCGGATTTTCGGCGGTGCGAATTCAGAGATGTATAAAGGCGCCAAAACAGACGCCATGCCGATCCCCAGGCCGCCGATGAGACGGGCAGGAATTAAAAGCATGAATGAAGGAGGAATTGTCGATCCGAGCGCGGACACGAAAAAGAAAATTGCCGCGGCCAGGAGAACCGGCTTTCGCCCAAAGCGATCGCTGAGCATACCGGCGACCAGGGCGCCGAGAATGGCACCGACGAGCGCCGAGCTTCCAAACCAGCCGACTTCTATTTTGCTCAATGCGAACTGCGTTTCCACCATGCCGAACGTGCCGGAAATGACAGCCGTATCGAAACCGAAAAGGATGCCGCCGAGAGAGGCCACAAAACAGACGACGGCAAGAAAAACAGCACTGCCGCTGCCGGGCATTTCTTCGGGCATTGATTTATCCGTTAGTGAGATCAATGAATTCCTCCTTTGCTTCGCTTCGCTCGCAATGACATTTTCGGACTTTTTACGAACGACTCATTTTATCTCTAAATTTAAACAT
This genomic interval carries:
- a CDS encoding sugar porter family MFS transporter, which encodes MISLTDKSMPEEMPGSGSAVFLAVVCFVASLGGILFGFDTAVISGTFGMVETQFALSKIEVGWFGSSALVGAILGALVAGMLSDRFGRKPVLLAAAIFFFVSALGSTIPPSFMLLIPARLIGGLGIGMASVLAPLYISEFAPPKIRGRLVALYQLSIVIGILLAYFSNWLLLAFSQGNAASFGGTGLLHKVMISEVWRAMFGAEMIPAGLFIILLFFIPESPRWLIRAGYETKGYSLLAKVSGAAVAKTEFSEIKNAIKSEEGTIRELFKPGLRLALIVGLGLSIFGQFTGVNIIVYYGPTILEKAGFRLDSALEFQVAIGVINFIFTIIAFWKIDSWGRRPLLIGGMAAVFVSLLIIAIQFTIGVTSGIWIVIMLCVYMASLALSINAVIWVLTGEIFPNRVRGRAMSIATFSNWGTNFITAFLFPWYVAKIGMNAGFFTFAATCLIATLFFYRFVPETKGKSLEEIEMYWKQKAV